The following coding sequences are from one Paenibacillus tundrae window:
- the coxB gene encoding cytochrome c oxidase subunit II: MMKQWQVAKRILPLLAVFSLLLSACGREDLSVMKPQGPVAQGQYDLMKLSIAIMIVVLIIVFAIAAYVLIRFRRRSGQNDIPEQVEGSFKLEVIWTAIPLLLVIVLAVPTVKEIFAQGADLSNDPNAVQVKVTSHQYWWEFTYPQYDVTTAQDLIIPTDKKIAFELKTADVIHSFWVPSLAGKMDTNPDGTLNKFSFSAPNEGVYRGKCAELCGRSHAYMEFKVKAVSPEAFDRWVAEMKAPAVLPEDTQLAEKFKTNCLSCHAVGDQGGPVAPNLTGIGGKESVAGILLNQREGQEEGKPVLDNMKEWLHDPQSVKPGNTMPSPKDLGLTDEEIDGIAEYLANYKLDYE, translated from the coding sequence ATGATGAAACAGTGGCAGGTTGCAAAGCGAATTCTCCCCTTGCTGGCGGTGTTCTCTTTGCTGCTATCCGCATGCGGGCGGGAAGACTTGTCTGTAATGAAACCTCAGGGTCCTGTGGCGCAAGGTCAATATGATCTGATGAAGCTGTCCATCGCGATTATGATCGTGGTACTCATCATTGTATTTGCCATTGCAGCCTATGTATTGATCCGTTTTCGCAGACGGTCTGGACAGAATGACATACCCGAACAGGTCGAAGGAAGTTTCAAGCTCGAAGTCATATGGACAGCCATTCCGTTACTGCTTGTTATTGTACTAGCTGTACCAACGGTTAAAGAGATCTTTGCTCAAGGCGCAGATCTGTCCAATGATCCAAATGCAGTACAGGTCAAAGTCACCTCGCATCAGTACTGGTGGGAATTTACTTATCCTCAATATGACGTAACCACCGCTCAAGACCTCATTATTCCTACCGACAAGAAGATCGCATTCGAATTGAAAACCGCTGACGTGATTCATTCCTTCTGGGTGCCGTCACTTGCGGGTAAAATGGACACCAACCCAGATGGAACACTGAATAAGTTTAGCTTCTCAGCACCGAATGAAGGCGTTTACCGCGGGAAGTGTGCCGAATTATGCGGTAGGTCTCATGCCTACATGGAATTTAAAGTAAAAGCGGTCAGCCCTGAGGCCTTTGACAGATGGGTCGCTGAAATGAAAGCACCTGCTGTTCTTCCAGAAGACACGCAATTGGCTGAAAAATTCAAAACAAATTGCCTTTCTTGTCATGCTGTAGGTGATCAAGGTGGCCCAGTTGCGCCAAATCTCACAGGAATTGGTGGCAAGGAATCCGTCGCAGGCATTTTGCTTAATCAACGCGAGGGACAAGAAGAAGGTAAACCTGTCTTGGATAACATGAAAGAATGGCTGCATGATCCACAATCCGTGAAGCCAGGCAATACGATGCCGAGTCCCAAAGACCTCGGACTTACAGATGAAGAGATCGACGGAATTGCCGAATATCTGGCCAATTATAAATTGGACTATGAATAG
- a CDS encoding ABC transporter ATP-binding protein, whose product MEPVAVQLNGVSKMRKRRVIGPIDLTIPEGYVIAILGHNGSGKSTLLNMLQQIVLPDSGQIIWFGEEHNGPLPIELRQQIGFVADNSGLEENQLTAEEAVRFRAYWYPRWDMKLFDQLMKEMDVPRDVKLIKMSKGERRKYEIAAALAARPRLLLLDEPSSGLDPFAWKVMVEQFRNFMAGGDTTILIATHIADEVKRLADYIVLMHRGQSLGMAEKDSVLDQWREVWYEGALRPESIPGIVESSIDENGLVRIITTRVSEAQERLELSSNQVLKIRNLELDEVLAFWIAGYAPIQWK is encoded by the coding sequence ATGGAACCTGTAGCTGTTCAACTGAATGGCGTATCCAAAATGCGAAAACGCAGAGTGATTGGCCCGATTGATCTGACCATCCCGGAAGGGTATGTCATTGCAATCCTCGGTCATAACGGTTCTGGCAAAAGCACACTATTGAACATGCTACAACAAATTGTACTGCCAGATAGTGGACAGATCATATGGTTTGGAGAGGAACACAATGGTCCGCTGCCGATAGAACTGAGACAACAGATTGGTTTTGTGGCCGATAACAGCGGGCTTGAAGAGAACCAGCTTACAGCGGAAGAAGCAGTCCGGTTTCGCGCTTACTGGTATCCGCGCTGGGATATGAAGCTGTTTGACCAGCTGATGAAAGAGATGGACGTGCCGAGGGACGTGAAGCTGATCAAGATGTCCAAGGGAGAACGGCGTAAGTACGAGATTGCAGCTGCACTCGCAGCGCGTCCGAGACTTCTTCTGCTGGATGAACCGTCCTCGGGACTTGACCCTTTTGCCTGGAAAGTGATGGTTGAGCAGTTCCGGAACTTCATGGCAGGGGGAGATACCACGATACTGATTGCCACACATATCGCAGATGAGGTCAAGCGGCTTGCGGATTACATCGTACTGATGCACCGTGGTCAATCCTTGGGTATGGCGGAGAAAGATAGCGTGCTCGATCAGTGGAGAGAGGTCTGGTATGAAGGAGCCCTACGTCCAGAAAGTATCCCCGGTATTGTGGAATCTTCTATAGATGAGAATGGCCTAGTTCGGATTATTACAACCCGAGTTAGTGAAGCACAGGAAAGGTTGGAACTGTCCAGTAATCAGGTGCTGAAAATTCGTAACTTGGAGCTCGATGAAGTACTCGCATTCTGGATTGCAGGATATGCACCCATACAATGGAAATAA
- the ctaG gene encoding cytochrome c oxidase assembly factor CtaG, with translation MLGLQYFSFNDLWSPTILALFLLIGAGYLVLVGPVSEKVSGAEPATVGQRVLFITGLIVFYLAQAGPFNLLGHVMFSFHMVSMALSYLVAPPLLMKGLPNWVWRKIVSYLPTRQLSFLAHPIVAALMFNGLFSIYHLPVVHDYVMLNFTVHRLYYIALFITSMLMWWTLLNPLPEGRQASGLSKVGFIFLNMVLLTPACGLIIFASEPLYATYSNPAVWAEAMRYCVSGDTSALLRSFGGPAFFNFLSSAKEDQQVGGIIMKFIQEGIFVSMLALVFFQWYRKEKQEDDEDDSHRAEPPVVPLNPATK, from the coding sequence ATGCTCGGGTTGCAATATTTTAGTTTTAACGATCTGTGGAGCCCTACGATTCTGGCGTTATTTCTACTTATCGGAGCGGGTTATCTCGTGCTGGTAGGGCCAGTGAGTGAGAAGGTCAGTGGAGCAGAGCCAGCGACTGTGGGACAGCGAGTTTTATTTATTACAGGACTTATCGTTTTTTATCTAGCTCAAGCGGGGCCTTTCAACTTGTTGGGTCATGTCATGTTTAGCTTTCATATGGTCAGCATGGCTCTATCTTACTTGGTAGCACCACCACTGCTTATGAAAGGACTACCTAACTGGGTATGGCGTAAAATCGTAAGCTATCTGCCAACCAGGCAGTTATCTTTTCTAGCTCATCCGATCGTGGCAGCCCTAATGTTTAATGGGTTGTTCTCCATCTATCATCTGCCGGTAGTGCATGATTATGTCATGCTCAATTTCACGGTTCATCGTCTGTATTACATCGCGCTGTTCATCACTTCAATGCTGATGTGGTGGACGCTCCTTAATCCGTTACCGGAAGGCAGACAGGCATCTGGACTGTCCAAAGTTGGATTTATTTTTCTCAATATGGTGTTGCTTACGCCTGCCTGTGGTTTGATTATTTTCGCCTCCGAGCCTTTATATGCAACCTATAGCAATCCTGCTGTATGGGCTGAGGCCATGCGATATTGTGTATCAGGCGATACATCGGCATTGCTTCGATCCTTCGGAGGGCCTGCGTTCTTCAACTTTCTGTCTTCTGCCAAAGAGGATCAGCAAGTTGGTGGCATCATTATGAAATTCATTCAGGAGGGAATCTTCGTATCCATGCTTGCACTTGTTTTCTTCCAATGGTACCGCAAGGAGAAGCAGGAAGATGACGAGGATGATTCCCATAGAGCGGAGCCGCCGGTGGTACCACTTAACCCTGCTACAAAATAA
- a CDS encoding cytochrome C oxidase subunit IV family protein gives MSVQDKADQEPVKHRHRTEGPQKHVVVFIFSIILTLIAFAAVKAGGVNATFTIILLVVMAILQVFVQLGYWMHMKDKGHLMPILFMAFGFFVAFTCIIMALYWVWW, from the coding sequence ATGTCGGTACAGGATAAAGCAGATCAGGAACCAGTGAAACATCGTCACCGGACGGAAGGGCCACAGAAACACGTCGTAGTGTTTATCTTTTCCATCATATTGACTCTGATCGCATTCGCAGCCGTTAAGGCCGGTGGTGTGAATGCAACGTTTACGATCATCTTGCTGGTCGTCATGGCCATCTTACAGGTGTTTGTACAGCTCGGTTACTGGATGCACATGAAAGACAAAGGTCATTTAATGCCTATTCTGTTCATGGCATTTGGATTTTTCGTAGCATTTACGTGCATTATTATGGCACTCTATTGGGTTTGGTGGTAA
- the map gene encoding type I methionyl aminopeptidase — protein sequence MHVDPILKTKEEISYMQEAGRILHNCHKLIEQRLAPGVTTRDMDELVEEFLAKNGATPEQKGYKGYPYATCASINEVVCHGFPSERELAEGDVVTIDMVVNKDGWLADSAWTYGVGEQRRSMRKLMKRTEKALHRAIAQAVPGNTLGDIGNAIERSARLYRYGIVKPLIGHGIGQYIHEPPNVLPYGKRGTGQMLTEGMVITIEPIFTKGSSGVVVWDEDGWTVRTVDGSWGVQYEHTIAITSNGPRILTDGT from the coding sequence ATGCATGTGGATCCTATTTTGAAAACAAAAGAAGAGATTAGCTACATGCAGGAAGCAGGGCGAATCCTGCACAACTGTCACAAGCTCATTGAACAGCGGTTAGCACCTGGTGTAACTACACGGGACATGGATGAATTAGTGGAAGAATTTCTAGCGAAGAACGGTGCAACGCCTGAACAAAAAGGATACAAGGGATACCCTTATGCGACCTGTGCATCTATCAATGAGGTGGTCTGTCACGGTTTTCCTAGTGAACGGGAATTGGCTGAAGGCGACGTCGTGACTATCGATATGGTTGTAAATAAAGACGGCTGGCTTGCTGACTCTGCCTGGACATATGGGGTCGGGGAACAGCGGCGGTCGATGCGTAAATTGATGAAACGTACAGAGAAGGCACTGCACCGTGCTATAGCCCAAGCTGTACCTGGGAATACGCTGGGGGATATCGGCAATGCCATTGAACGCTCAGCAAGGTTATATCGATATGGCATTGTGAAACCGCTCATTGGTCATGGAATTGGTCAATACATTCATGAACCGCCCAATGTACTACCCTATGGCAAACGTGGCACAGGGCAGATGTTGACCGAAGGTATGGTCATTACGATTGAACCGATCTTCACCAAAGGCAGCTCAGGAGTCGTGGTGTGGGACGAAGATGGATGGACTGTGCGAACGGTGGACGGGAGCTGGGGAGTTCAATACGAGCACACGATCGCGATCACGAGCAATGGCCCACGGATCTTAACAGATGGAACATAA
- a CDS encoding cytochrome c oxidase subunit 3 → MTTSHAEPVNGNLPHEPEKATLEGRNKLIGFWLFLGGETVLFGTLFATFLALRNQTNEGPTANELFHLPLVAAATVILLVSSLTSVFAIQAMHRGKVKALTLWLGITVLLGLGFLGLEIYEFYEYVKHKEFGMTTSAFSSAFYTLVGFHGAHVAFGILWIGLIIGQLFKKGLTVVTAPKVYVSAMYWHFIDVVWVFIFTVVYLLGKVG, encoded by the coding sequence ATGACAACATCACATGCTGAACCTGTGAACGGTAACTTGCCGCATGAACCGGAGAAGGCAACGCTGGAGGGACGCAATAAGCTCATCGGCTTCTGGTTGTTCCTCGGCGGCGAGACCGTGTTGTTCGGAACCCTTTTCGCTACCTTCCTTGCGCTCAGGAATCAGACCAATGAAGGGCCGACTGCGAATGAGCTATTCCATCTACCTCTGGTGGCAGCAGCAACCGTTATCCTCTTAGTCAGTAGTTTGACGAGTGTATTTGCCATTCAGGCGATGCATAGAGGTAAGGTGAAGGCACTCACGTTATGGCTCGGCATTACGGTTTTGCTAGGGCTCGGGTTCCTAGGACTCGAAATCTATGAGTTTTATGAATATGTGAAGCACAAAGAGTTCGGTATGACAACGAGTGCATTCAGCTCGGCATTTTATACACTAGTCGGATTCCATGGAGCTCACGTAGCCTTTGGTATTCTCTGGATCGGTCTTATTATTGGGCAATTGTTCAAAAAAGGTCTGACGGTCGTAACTGCACCTAAAGTGTACGTCTCTGCAATGTACTGGCACTTTATCGACGTTGTCTGGGTGTTTATCTTCACGGTCGTGTACTTGCTCGGAAAGGTGGGGTAA
- a CDS encoding GntR family transcriptional regulator, translating to MKIPIQINENSAEPLYHQIENQLRSLIITGQLGEGTHLPSIREFAGALNCSVITVRRVYQDLENEGLLRTKQGTGTFVAQVEANDRENYRLKAAQEAMQAAVQSGKSVGCTEEEMEDLFREALRVIYPK from the coding sequence GTGAAGATACCGATTCAAATCAATGAAAACAGCGCTGAACCCCTATATCACCAAATTGAGAATCAGTTAAGATCATTAATCATTACGGGTCAACTAGGAGAGGGAACGCATTTGCCGTCCATTCGTGAATTCGCCGGAGCGCTCAATTGTAGCGTGATTACAGTCAGAAGGGTCTATCAGGATCTGGAGAATGAAGGTCTGCTCCGTACGAAGCAGGGGACAGGTACATTTGTAGCCCAGGTTGAAGCCAATGATAGAGAAAATTATAGATTAAAGGCTGCGCAGGAGGCGATGCAGGCTGCGGTGCAGTCTGGCAAATCGGTCGGATGTACGGAAGAAGAAATGGAAGATTTGTTCCGAGAAGCCCTAAGAGTTATCTATCCGAAGTAG
- a CDS encoding AraC family transcriptional regulator yields MSKPLHETIAYPDHSFPYIMYTHTLYTSVPEGRGFNDLHWHEELQITLVTKGALVIQVNGIDHELKTGQAILINKGILHVTTQLSQDGEYVSFNFPEKLLAFHADSTMEEKYVLPYTRSSFVSIVIADNTEWEKQALDMLWNMRRVFIRNKNWGWEYEISIMTVQLWFNLISNLSLPQEDAPKHAKRHQERLQLMLSFIHQNYSSPITLREIADIAHLSISECTRSFKRTVHMTPYEYLIKYRIKKSCELLVSSDDTITEIAGKVGFNHVNHFIQSFKKDQGRTPKGFREFRSELEKTK; encoded by the coding sequence ATGTCAAAACCACTGCACGAGACAATTGCATATCCCGATCATTCATTTCCCTATATCATGTACACCCATACGCTCTATACAAGTGTTCCCGAAGGAAGAGGATTCAACGACCTGCACTGGCATGAAGAACTACAGATCACATTAGTCACAAAAGGAGCCCTCGTCATTCAAGTCAACGGCATTGACCATGAGTTAAAGACCGGGCAGGCGATTCTCATTAACAAAGGAATTCTTCATGTCACGACACAGCTGAGCCAGGATGGGGAATATGTAAGTTTTAACTTTCCCGAGAAGCTACTCGCGTTCCACGCAGACAGCACCATGGAAGAGAAGTATGTGCTCCCCTACACTCGTTCTTCTTTCGTTTCAATCGTGATCGCAGATAATACCGAGTGGGAAAAGCAAGCTTTGGATATGCTTTGGAACATGAGACGAGTATTCATTAGGAACAAAAATTGGGGTTGGGAGTATGAGATTTCGATTATGACCGTGCAGCTCTGGTTTAATCTAATATCTAATCTTTCGTTACCGCAAGAGGATGCGCCAAAACATGCAAAACGACATCAGGAAAGGCTGCAGCTTATGCTGAGTTTTATCCATCAGAACTACTCAAGTCCGATCACGCTACGTGAGATTGCCGATATAGCGCATTTGAGCATTTCGGAATGTACACGAAGTTTTAAAAGGACCGTTCACATGACGCCATATGAGTACCTTATCAAATATAGGATTAAAAAAAGCTGCGAACTACTCGTGTCCTCAGATGATACAATTACCGAGATCGCTGGCAAAGTGGGCTTCAATCATGTGAATCACTTCATACAATCCTTCAAAAAGGATCAAGGAAGAACCCCTAAAGGTTTCAGGGAATTCAGAAGTGAACTGGAGAAAACAAAATAA
- a CDS encoding ABC transporter ATP-binding protein, which translates to MNRLELTQVVKQYADKTAVNGVTLNVKEGEIYGLLGANGAGKTTTMRMVLGLIHPDGGNILYNGKPYNTELQQIMGYLPEERGLYPKVKVSEQINYLARLRGMSGKDADKSLKYWLERFEVPEYYDKKIEELSKGNQQKMGFIAAVVHRPQILILDEAFSGLDPVNVELLKSTVKELRDEGTAILFSTHRMEHVEELCRQITILHRSNTVVQGEIKEIKSRYPREQVALSTVGQVDGLELLTGVTKVEQNERGYMIHISHVDAAQEILKHAMSQTTVEHFEIKEPTLNQIFIREVGESNE; encoded by the coding sequence ATGAACCGATTAGAATTGACGCAAGTCGTTAAGCAATATGCAGACAAAACAGCTGTTAATGGAGTCACGCTCAATGTAAAAGAAGGTGAGATTTACGGACTGCTCGGAGCCAATGGTGCAGGCAAAACAACCACGATGCGAATGGTGCTTGGCTTGATCCACCCGGATGGTGGAAACATCCTATATAACGGTAAGCCGTACAATACCGAGCTGCAACAAATTATGGGCTATCTTCCAGAAGAGCGCGGACTTTATCCGAAGGTGAAGGTTAGTGAGCAGATTAATTATCTGGCTAGACTTCGTGGCATGAGTGGTAAGGATGCAGATAAGAGCCTGAAGTACTGGCTTGAGCGTTTCGAGGTTCCTGAGTATTATGACAAAAAGATTGAGGAGCTGTCCAAAGGTAACCAGCAGAAAATGGGCTTTATCGCAGCTGTCGTGCATCGCCCTCAAATTCTTATTCTAGATGAAGCCTTCAGTGGACTGGATCCGGTGAACGTGGAATTGCTCAAATCAACCGTTAAGGAATTACGGGATGAAGGCACAGCTATTCTTTTCTCCACACACCGTATGGAACATGTTGAAGAGTTATGTCGTCAGATCACCATCCTTCATCGCTCTAACACTGTAGTGCAGGGTGAGATTAAGGAAATTAAGAGTCGCTATCCACGTGAGCAGGTCGCTCTAAGTACTGTAGGTCAAGTGGATGGTCTGGAGTTGTTAACAGGAGTAACGAAGGTAGAACAGAATGAGCGTGGCTACATGATCCATATCAGCCATGTTGATGCAGCTCAAGAGATTCTGAAACATGCGATGTCCCAGACAACAGTCGAGCATTTTGAGATTAAGGAACCAACGCTTAACCAAATCTTTATTCGTGAGGTAGGTGAGTCGAATGAATAA
- a CDS encoding DUF420 domain-containing protein yields the protein MDMYFLLPTISTSFIVISAVLVGIGWILIIRGKREAHQSMMVAGAVAALIFFVIYMSRTIFVGNTAWGGEPDMEIFYRIFLIFHIILATVAAVFGISTLVLGFKKKFKTHRRWGRFTSMIWFSSAMTGVIVYVLLYILYPGGHTRPVWEVILGV from the coding sequence ATGGATATGTATTTTCTACTGCCTACGATCAGCACGTCTTTCATTGTGATTAGTGCGGTGCTGGTGGGAATCGGCTGGATACTTATTATCCGTGGTAAACGGGAAGCGCATCAGTCCATGATGGTGGCAGGTGCAGTAGCGGCATTAATATTTTTTGTCATTTATATGTCTCGAACGATCTTTGTGGGCAACACAGCTTGGGGCGGCGAACCAGATATGGAGATCTTCTACCGAATCTTTCTGATCTTTCATATTATTCTCGCAACTGTGGCCGCAGTCTTCGGTATCTCAACACTTGTGCTTGGGTTCAAAAAGAAGTTCAAAACACACCGCCGCTGGGGGCGGTTCACATCTATGATCTGGTTCAGCAGTGCCATGACGGGTGTGATCGTGTACGTTCTGCTGTATATCCTTTATCCAGGCGGGCACACCCGACCTGTGTGGGAAGTTATTCTTGGCGTGTGA
- a CDS encoding ABC transporter permease gives MNKMGTITGFTFKNKVKTKSFMVTTIVLAILITIGLNVPYFITLFNGGSIGGGASGNHPVNIGLLTSGQPEVSEKLESFSSAQGDQAYRFIAGGDKDEAALKADTEAGLTDGYLKFEAVAGQEFPQPILYSSDEVSPQIIASIEAALQSVKLDVVVKDVLTAEQKELITTPVKLTQESLSAEEGAAGAESDNGMSPINYIVVYLLIILLFTSTMMTGNMIASEITAEKSSRIMEILITSVSPLSQMFGKIIGIFLVGILQIGIFGAVVAANMLLPHNVDVLGDFNMNLSDINTAVIVYGLIFYILGYFLYAVMFAAIGSMVSRTEELGQAVLPITMLSLVSFYIAIFSIATPNILLLKVASFIPFTSPTAILVRIGAGVAPTWEILTSLVILAVSILIFGWLAAKIYRTGVLMYGKRPTFKELFKAMKAYKI, from the coding sequence ATGAATAAAATGGGAACGATTACGGGATTTACGTTCAAAAACAAAGTTAAAACGAAATCATTCATGGTAACGACGATTGTACTTGCAATTCTGATTACGATTGGACTCAATGTGCCATATTTCATTACTTTATTCAACGGTGGCTCAATTGGTGGTGGAGCTTCAGGTAATCACCCAGTAAACATCGGGCTTCTCACATCAGGACAGCCGGAAGTGTCAGAGAAACTGGAGAGCTTCTCTTCAGCTCAAGGAGATCAAGCTTACCGTTTCATCGCGGGTGGTGACAAGGATGAAGCTGCTCTAAAAGCTGATACAGAAGCAGGACTTACCGATGGTTACTTGAAGTTTGAAGCTGTAGCTGGACAGGAGTTCCCGCAGCCAATCTTGTACTCATCGGATGAGGTATCACCGCAGATCATTGCTTCCATTGAAGCGGCTCTGCAAAGTGTGAAGCTTGATGTGGTTGTAAAAGACGTGCTTACAGCGGAACAAAAAGAACTGATCACAACGCCAGTGAAGCTGACTCAGGAAAGCCTGAGTGCAGAAGAAGGGGCAGCCGGTGCAGAATCGGATAATGGTATGAGCCCGATTAACTACATTGTTGTTTATCTCCTGATCATCCTGCTGTTCACTTCAACAATGATGACAGGGAATATGATCGCTTCTGAAATTACAGCAGAGAAGAGCTCCCGGATCATGGAGATTCTAATCACGAGTGTGTCTCCGCTGAGTCAGATGTTCGGTAAAATCATTGGTATTTTCTTAGTAGGTATACTGCAGATCGGAATCTTCGGAGCCGTAGTTGCTGCTAATATGTTGCTTCCTCATAACGTTGATGTACTAGGTGATTTCAATATGAATCTGAGTGACATCAATACGGCTGTCATTGTGTATGGACTCATCTTCTACATCTTAGGTTACTTCTTGTATGCAGTGATGTTTGCTGCGATTGGTTCAATGGTAAGCCGTACAGAGGAACTTGGTCAGGCGGTTCTACCAATTACGATGCTGTCGCTCGTATCGTTCTACATCGCCATCTTCAGTATCGCTACACCAAACATTTTATTGTTGAAAGTAGCTAGCTTCATTCCATTTACGTCACCAACAGCGATCCTTGTACGGATCGGTGCAGGAGTTGCACCAACATGGGAGATTTTGACGTCACTTGTGATTCTCGCTGTATCTATTCTGATCTTTGGCTGGCTCGCAGCTAAAATCTATCGCACGGGTGTACTGATGTACGGTAAACGCCCAACCTTTAAAGAGCTCTTTAAAGCAATGAAAGCATATAAGATCTAA
- the ctaD gene encoding cytochrome c oxidase subunit I: protein MDWITTVDHKKIAVLYLAAGGLFFGIGGIEAILIRIQLMKPMNDFVSAQVFNELITMHGTTMIFLGVMPIIFAIMNAVVPLQIGARDVAFPFVNALGFWTFLFGGLLLNLSWIMGGAPDAGWTSYTPLSGSEYSGTHGVDFYTIGLQIAGLGTLIGGINFLATIITMRAPGMSYMRMPMFTWTTFITSAIILFAFPAITVGLVLLTFDRILDANFFDVAGGGNPVLWQHIFWIFGHPEVYILILPAFGIISEVIPTFARKRLFGYSSMVFATILIAFLGFMVWAHHMFTTGLGTIANALFSISTMLIAVPTGIKIFNWLFTMWGGRIRFTAANLFAVGFIPTFVMGGVTGVMLASAPADFQFHDTYFVVAHFHYVIVGGLVLGIFSGLHYWWPKMFGRILSESLGKWTFWTFMIGFQLTFFVQHFLGLMGMQRRIVSYLPNQDFDLLNLVSTIGAFLMGVGVIIFLVNIVITTKKPVNAPNDPWEDGRTLEWTIPSPPPEYNFKQTPLVRGIDAYWKEKMAGNTEMTPAEPVGSIHMPSATPLPFVMSVGIFIAGLGLMFSKDDFGNAFMNGLFNNYIVLIIGLVITFGAMMLRSLYDDHGWHIEPEDQDEKGARK, encoded by the coding sequence ATGGATTGGATCACTACCGTCGATCACAAAAAAATCGCCGTTCTTTACTTAGCTGCAGGCGGATTGTTTTTCGGCATCGGTGGGATTGAAGCTATTTTGATTCGGATTCAGCTCATGAAGCCGATGAATGATTTTGTCTCAGCACAGGTCTTCAATGAATTGATTACGATGCACGGAACCACGATGATCTTTCTAGGTGTTATGCCGATTATATTTGCCATTATGAATGCGGTTGTACCATTGCAGATTGGAGCACGGGATGTAGCTTTCCCGTTCGTTAACGCGCTGGGCTTCTGGACATTCCTGTTCGGCGGTCTGTTGCTTAATCTGAGCTGGATCATGGGTGGTGCACCTGATGCCGGATGGACATCGTATACGCCACTATCGGGCAGTGAATACAGTGGAACCCACGGTGTCGATTTCTATACGATCGGACTTCAGATTGCAGGTCTAGGGACACTCATCGGGGGCATTAACTTTCTCGCCACGATTATAACGATGCGTGCGCCTGGCATGTCATACATGCGGATGCCGATGTTTACATGGACCACATTTATTACTTCTGCTATTATCCTATTTGCTTTTCCTGCAATTACAGTTGGATTGGTATTGTTGACCTTTGACCGGATATTAGATGCAAATTTCTTCGATGTCGCAGGCGGGGGAAATCCCGTGTTATGGCAACATATCTTCTGGATCTTTGGTCATCCCGAAGTATATATTCTTATCTTGCCAGCGTTCGGGATTATCTCAGAGGTTATCCCAACGTTTGCACGCAAAAGATTGTTTGGTTACAGCTCCATGGTGTTTGCAACGATCCTGATCGCGTTCTTGGGCTTCATGGTCTGGGCGCATCATATGTTCACTACGGGTCTCGGAACGATTGCGAACGCATTGTTCTCCATCTCCACCATGCTGATTGCTGTACCGACAGGAATCAAGATCTTCAACTGGCTCTTCACCATGTGGGGAGGACGAATTCGTTTTACAGCGGCGAACCTGTTCGCGGTAGGATTTATTCCGACCTTTGTTATGGGGGGCGTAACGGGTGTCATGTTGGCGTCTGCTCCGGCTGACTTCCAATTCCATGATACATACTTTGTTGTAGCGCACTTTCACTATGTCATCGTAGGTGGCTTGGTGCTGGGTATATTCTCAGGTCTTCACTATTGGTGGCCCAAAATGTTTGGACGTATCCTCAGCGAATCGCTAGGAAAATGGACATTCTGGACATTTATGATTGGTTTCCAGCTCACCTTCTTCGTGCAGCATTTCCTTGGACTGATGGGTATGCAGCGCCGGATTGTATCCTATTTGCCAAATCAGGATTTCGACCTGCTTAACCTCGTGAGTACAATCGGGGCATTCTTGATGGGGGTTGGTGTCATCATTTTCCTCGTCAACATCGTTATTACGACGAAGAAACCGGTGAATGCACCGAATGATCCGTGGGAAGATGGCCGTACGTTGGAATGGACGATTCCATCTCCACCGCCAGAGTACAATTTCAAGCAAACGCCGCTTGTACGCGGTATTGATGCATACTGGAAGGAAAAGATGGCTGGGAACACAGAAATGACACCGGCTGAGCCGGTAGGGTCAATTCATATGCCATCTGCAACACCGTTACCGTTTGTCATGTCTGTTGGTATATTCATTGCTGGGCTTGGGCTGATGTTCAGTAAGGATGACTTTGGTAATGCGTTCATGAATGGACTATTTAACAATTACATTGTGCTCATTATAGGACTTGTCATTACATTTGGAGCCATGATGCTCCGTTCACTCTATGATGATCATGGCTGGCATATTGAGCCAGAGGATCAGGACGAGAAGGGGGCGAGAAAATGA